From one Alosa alosa isolate M-15738 ecotype Scorff River chromosome 5, AALO_Geno_1.1, whole genome shotgun sequence genomic stretch:
- the LOC125295130 gene encoding protein HIRA produces MKLLKPSWVSHNGKPIFSVDIHPDGTKFATGGQGEDSGKVVIWNMAPVLREEDEKNENIPKMLCQMDNHLACVNCVRWSNNGLYLASGGDDKLVMVWKRAAFIGPSTVFGSSSKLANVEQWRCVTILRNHTGDVMDVAWSPHDVWLASCSVDNTIVIWNARKFPEIITSLKGHTGLVKGLTWDPVGKYIASQADDRSLKVWRTMDWQLETNITKPFNECGGTTHVLRLSWSPDGQYLVSAHAMNNSGPTAQIVERDGWKTNMDFVGHRKAVTVVKFNPKIFKKKQKNGSSQKGSGPYCCCAVGSKDRSLSVWLTSLKRPLVVIHDLFDKSIMDITWTLNGMGILVCSMDGTVAFLDFNLDELGDPLNEEEKNSIHQNIYGKSLAITNTEAQLSTTIIENPEMLKYQPDRQVGERASAVPSVGHENQTPKLTNVVNGESLEDIRKNLLKKQVETRTADGRRRITPLCIAQLDTGDFSPALFNSAPILPGSSMSNQLTPQLSSESNASNSLGLRPLQDTSPGKGAEDNKDGAPLATNSIGMKAGLFPPATKMEPMKALDSRFTERSKATPGLTITSTPVGMTPLDRAKDSSTLKDSKLKDDTSSDSEEKMAMKSFSAPKRKVEMEGGEVVEKRKKGRPRKDTKMMMPLSQPFPQTPVAVEKEPARAATAGVAAAAVAAPPAVLLKLTTPSAQKSFTHQVSADPSVYLEVENEVSSVAGARLSQVRCTRDGREWEGLLPSRILIASGSLEVVAVACEDRTLSVFSSCGRRLIPSILLPAPISALHCSGWFAMALTAAATLSVWDVQKQMALVKNESLHTILSGSGTSVTQSLLTQQGVPVIGLSNGKSYCFSSSLGTWNLIADKQDSLVQCADFRNCLTSQDALGSTGPLAIMQGRNISAGRLASRLSSTPHHLQQGMTLAFLENQLASALTLTSAPEYRHWLIVYTRFLVNEGYEQRLRELCKDLLGPVHKSAGSSWEPTVLGQRKRDLLHEVLPVIGQNLRFQRLFTEYQDQLELLRNK; encoded by the exons ATGAAGCTGCTGAAACCAAGTTGGGTCAGTCACAATG GAAAACCAATATTTTCAGTCGATATCCATCCTGATGGAACCAAGTTTGCTACTGGTGGCCAAG GGGAGGACTCTGGGAAGGTGGTCATTTGGAACATGGCACCAGTCCTCcgggaggaggatgagaagaaTGAGAACATTCCCAAGATGCTCTGCCAGATGGACAATCATCTAG CTTGTGTAAATTGCGTCCGCTGGTCCAACAATGGCCTGTACCTTGCCTCAGGTGGAGACGACAAATTGGTTATGGTGTGGAAACGAGCAGC GTTCATTGGCCCCAGCACGGTCTTTGGATCCAGCAGTAAGCTTGCCAATGTGGAACAGTGGCGATGCGTGACCATTCTGAGAAATCATACCGGAG ATGTAATGGATGTGGCATGGTCCCCACATGATGTGTGGTTGGCCTCCTGCAGTGTGGACAACACCATTGTCATCTGGAATGCACGCAAATTTCCAG AGATTATAACTTCGCTGAAGGGTCACACTGGTCTGGTGAAGGGCCTCACGTGGGATCCTGTGGGGAAGTACATCGCCTCTCAGGCAGACGACCGCAGCCTTAAGGTGTGGAGGACCATGGACTGGCAGCTGGAAACTAATATCACCAAGCCCTTCAACGAG TGCGGTGGGACCACTCACGTGCTCCGTCTCAGCTGGTCTCCCGACGGACAGTACCTGGTGTCCGCTCACGCCATGAACAACTCCGGCCCCACCGCTCAGATCGTTGAGAGGGACGGCTGGAAGACCAACATGGACTTTGTCGGACACAGGAAGGCCGTCACTGTCGTG AAATTCAATCCCAAGATctttaaaaagaaacaaaagaatGGGAGCTCTCAGAAGGGCAGCGGGCCctactgctgctgtgctgtggggAGCAAAGACCGCTCCCTCTCCGTATGG TTGACATCACTGAAACGGCCCTTGGTTGTGATCCATGACCTGTTTGACAAATCTATCATGGATATTACATG GACATTGAATGGCATGGGAATCCTGGTGTGCTCCATGGATGGCACTGTAGCGTTCCTGGATTTCAACCTGGATGAGCTTGGAGACCCCCTCAATGAAGAGGAGAAG AACTCCATTCATCAGAACATCTACGGTAAGAGCCTAGCCATCACCAATACTGAGGCCCAGCTCTCCACCACCATCATAGAGAACCCCGAGATGCTGAAGTACCAGCCCGACAGACAAGTGGGCGAGCGGGCCAGCGCGGTCCCAAGCGTCGGCCACGAGAACCAGACTCCCAAGCTCACCAATGTGGTCAACGGAGAGTCCCTCGAAGACATCCGTAAG AATCTGCTGAAGAAGCAAGTGGAGACCAGGACAGCAGATGGCCGGCGAAGGATTACCCCCTTGTGCATCGCACAGCTTGACACAGG GGATTTCTCTCCGGCCCTGTTCAACAGCGCGCCCATCCTGCCAGGCTCTAGCATGTCCAACCAACTGACCCCGCAGCTCTCGTCCGAGTCCAACGCCTCCAACTCCCTGGGCCTGCGCCCGCTCCAGGACACGTCGCCGGGGAAGGGCGCCGAGGACAACAAAGATGG TGCCCCCCTGGCTACTAATTCTATCGGCATGAAGGCCGGCCTGTTCCCCCCCGCCACCAAGATGGAGCCCATGAAGGCTCTGGACTCAAGGTTCACCGAAAGGTCAAAGGCCACGCCAGGGCTCACAATCACCTCCACTCCTGTAGGCATGACCCCACTGgacag agctaAAGACAGCAGCACTTTGAAGGACTCCAAGCTGAAGGACGACACGAGCAGTGACAGTGAGGAGAAGATGGCCATGAAGTCGTTCTCGGCGCCCAAGAGGAAGGTGGAGATGGAAggaggggaggtggtggagaagaggaagaagggcCGGCCCAGGAAAGACACCAAGATGATGATGCCCCTCTCTCAGCCATTCCCACAG ACCCCTGTGGCGGTGGAGAAGGAGCCGGCTCGAGCAGCAACAGCaggagtagcagcagcagcagtagccgcTCCGCCCGCTGTGCTGCTGAAACTCACCACCCCGTCAGCACAGAAGTCTTTCACCCATCAG GTGAGTGCGGACCCCTCCGTGTACCTGGAGGTGGAGAACGAGGTGTCGTCGGTTGCCGGGGCTCGGCTCAGCCAGGTGCGCTGCACCAGAGACGGCCGTGAGTGGGAAGGTCTGCTGCCCAGCCGCATCCTCATCGCCAGCGGCAGCCT TGAGGTGGTGGCGGTTGCATGCGAGGACCGCACGCTGTCCGTCTTCTCGTCGTGTGGCCGGCGGCTCATCCCGTCCATCCTGCTGCCGGCCCCCATCTCCGCCCTGCACTGCTCCGGCTGGTTCGCCATGGCGCTGACGGCCGCCGCCACGCTCTCCGTCTG GGATGTGCAAAAACAGATGGCACTTGTCAAAAACGAATCCCTGCACACCATCCTCTCAG GCTCAGGCACCAGTGTCACCCAGTCCCTGCTCACCCAGCAGGGCGTTCCTGTGATCGGCCTCTCTAACGGGAAGTCCTACTGCTTCAGCTCCTCCCTGGGGACCTG GAATCTGATTGCTGACAAGCAGGACTCGTTGGTGCAGTGTGCCGACTTCAGGAACTGTCTGACTTCCCAGGATGCTCTGGGCTCCACGGGACCCTTGGCCATCATGCAGGGCCGCAATATCAG CGCTGGTCGCCTGGCCTCCAGACTGTCGTCCACTCCCCATCACCTGCAGCAGGGCATGACCCTGGCCTTCCTGGAGAACCAGCTGGCGTCGGCCCTCACGCTCACCTCTGCGCCCGAGTACCGCCACTGGCTCATCGTCTACACACGCTTCCTCGTCAACGAGG GCTATGAGCAGCGGTTGCGTGAGCTGTGTAAAGACCTTTTGGGACCAGTCCACAAATCCGCTGGCAGCTCGTGGGAGCCCACTGTCTTG GGCCAGCGGAAGAGGGATCTCCTACACGAGGTTCTCCCCGTCATCGGCCAGAACCTGCGCTTCCAGAGGCTCTTCACCGAGTACCAGGACCAGCTGGAGCTGCTCCGGAACAAATAg